The genomic interval CGTTTGTAAACAATTGGGGTATGGCATTGGAATTAATACCGGTGAAAATAGAGACTCTGCCCAGGTGTCAATGAATGCTATTTATAATGGCGTTTCAGAACGTGGAAAAAGCTTAGAGACTTTACATCCTGACTTAGGGGATCGCTATTATGATTTTGTGTATGCTGCTTATAATACTTACCACCAATCTACTGATTTAATTGATATTATTGGGAATGGGGAAAAAACAATGGAACATCCTGGTGATGTAAACCGTGACACTTTATTCCAATACAGTGGGGGTTGCAAAGAAAACTTTAGTCATGCTTGTACTAACTGGCCTTATAAGCATGAAGGGTTGGAATCAATCGCTGAATTCTATTACGAAGATTATGTACGCCCACAAGATAATTCTGGTACTAAAGGTGGCATATCGGATGTGAAAAACGAATGTATTGTATTATTTGATGATCAAAAAAGCACTATTCAGAATTATGCAAATAACATTAGTGAGGAAAATGGTGGTATTAATCTAGCAAATACCACTGGCGATTATAGCAAGCTATTTCGAGGCGTTTACATTCAGCAACCAGGCTGGACGTTTAATAGCGCTGAAGAAGCTAAAGCAACCATTTGCAAATCAATAAAATCATTACCAGAAAAATGTCAAGTTCCGATTGAAACTTATCAAAAAGTATGTGGCAGTTAACTTTACAAACCAATAAAATGAAATTCAAAAGCTGATTAATCGGATCAGTTTCTGAATTCAAAGTGGCTATCGTCTAAGTACAAGATAACAACTACATGATTAGAATTGACGTGGCGTACATACCAACAGATGTAATTCATTGTAGGTGAAATACATTTGCCAATCATATCGTGGAAAGAATACTCATTGACCACAAAGAGTTAAATATATACAATTATGCGATTTATGGTGTAATTGCATGATACTCCCATCTTACTTGAACTCGTTTTATCAATACACTGAGTTTAAACAATTAAAGCGCTGTGCTGAATTAGCTGAAAATACTTTCTGCTCCGAAGTCGTAAATAAAGATCCATTAAATGAATTAAGAGGAAATCTATTACGCATTTTGGGTGAGATTTCGCAAGTGCAAGCCAATCGATATGGCATTTATAGCATGTTGTCAAATTATGCCTTGAGTTTCTTTAACTTTCATAAGATCAAAGGAAATTTAAAGGATATTTCGAACCAAGAACTTCAAGACATAAAAAATACGTTGATTGCTGCATTACAAGGATTAGCAAACGATTTCCCTATACTTGATGTAGACCCTATTGATTTAACTCCAATTGAAAATGATGAAGTCTGTTTTACAAGTCTAACCGGAAGAAGGTATCGGTTGGTTAATATGGTGGATTGGATAAAAATACGTAAGGCATTTATTTACCCTGATACCAATTCCGTTATGTTAGTACACGATATTGAGCAATTGAAGCGATTATGTGCTCAACAAAACCTTTCAATGGAGCCAAAGCCAAGCCATATAATTGAACTGGAACAAGAGTTATTAAACATTGGTTTCTCAGTTAATCATATAGAGGAATTAAAAGTTCCTAATTTACGCAAAAATCACATCCTTGTTTTGAAAATGTTGGTAACAGAATACCAATTAAGCCACTCTAAAGCCATTGCAGAACTCAAGGGTTTGAATTATGAACACGCGGATGCCTTAAACGCCTTATATTCACGCGGCTTACGCGGTGATCATTTAAGAAACTTATTTATAGATGAAGAAGAGTTTGGTCCTCACCATACAGTAGTTTTGATGATGTTGATGGATGATTGGCATTATGACGTTGAAGCCGCTGTTCGCTGTATTTCTGGCTGCGATTTTGAAGAAATACAAAAATTTTATTCCATACCAGCGCCCACAAGATAAACTCATTTCAAAGGCTATCAAGGATTTGCCAAAAATATTAGAACCATTCGTTTTGGTTCAAGCCTACTTGAAAGAAATGTGTCATAGTGAGCATGACGCATTTCAAAGCGCAAATCGGACAATATTTAAACACTAGAGCAACCTCTATTTTTATATGTGCTTTGACAGAATATAAACAAGCTTATCCACAGAAAATGTGCATAAGTGAAAATAATGTATTTTTATCAACTAATGGAACTATCCTTATAGGACAAGGCCTCTAAGTCAAAATACCTGAGGGAAGTATATTTAGTATGAAAAATATCCACAGAAGAAAAGTGTAGAACATAAAGTGATGATACTTGCCGTTCTAACACAACAAAATTAAAAAGCAGTCTTGACTTGGACTATTTTTCGATTGATATCCTTTACCAACAACAGTTTATCTTTATCATCCCACAATTTTATTGCGATACCTACAATTTCTGAAGTTCAAACTCAAGGCCTTGAGATTTATTACCTGGGATTTATTATTTCTTCTAATCCAGTCCTTAACTTTTACAATAACTATCTTAAAGAGATAACGGCTGCAAAATTCTATCTTTAGGACCATCATAACTCGAGTAAATATATCCTAATTCTAACGCATCTTCATAAGATACTAAAAATTCAGGGTATAAATCTGTAACTTGTTTATGTATTTGTTTTATATCACTTCTCCTCAAACAACTTCCATTCCTTTCAAAAATCTTTTCTCCAGTGTGAGCTCTTACTTCATCACAATAATCCACCAGATTAGTGGGGTTTATTTTTTTCTCTTTGGTATACATACCTGCATTCATAAAGTGACAAATTTCATGAACTAAGGTATTTGCCATATCTTGAGAATTCTTTTGTGATCTAATATAAATGACTTTATCATCATAAATAATACCTTCCAATTTAGATTCGATTTTTCGTACCGTTGAAATATCAGGTGGGAAATTTTCTGGGAGAACCTCTCCATATTCTTTCTTCATATTTTTTCTCATTTCAGCGTAATGTTCTTTACTCATATTAAAAAATGACTGAATTATGATCTTTTTGGAGTTAATAACATCTAAGATTTTTTTTGCAAGAACTGATTGGTTTTGTTTAATAACATCAATCGCCGCACTTAAATTTGTTTGAAAATTATCGTGAGCATAATTAATAGGTTTTTCGAAAAATTTTGCATTATACACTCTAGATTCCCTCTCGTTGTCAGACTTAAGGTCAGTAGCATCCTGATTTTAAAAATCCGGCCGATGATACCAAGTCAGATAACTAAGAATGTTAAAATCATGATGGCGCCAGTGTCAACATTGACCTCACTATGAACATACAAAATACAGTGCTAATCGCTTTAGATATACCCTCAGACATTAAGGATGAAAAATCGATTGAAATGAAAAGCAACACTTAAAATTGCTGTAGTTCAATCCGTTTACAAGGAGAATAAAATCATCTAAAATCCATTTTTTTCAACTAGCCAACCATTTAAGCTGTTGTATTAGGAAGAAAACCATGCCTTTAAGTGATTATGCTCCTACGTTTTTTAGCTCGAGTAAAACTGGAAGAAAAAGTCAAAGAACCTCGGGTTATTCTGAATTTATAGGTCAAACTATTTTAAATAACTACATCACAGCAATTCCAGTTAAAGTAGTGCAAACCGCAGCAGAGCTTTATGCTTTATGTAGTAAAGACACCCATATCAGTGAGAAAATAGCCGCTCTCATACAAGCAGGTCTGACCATAACTCAAATTGGTTTGGCAATTACCATGTTGTTTGAAGGAGAACAATGTAACATTACAAGTTCCAATCTATTCACTTCAGATACGAGTAACTTATGCAAAGCGGATTTTTTGCTCGATATGCTTTATGCCGGAATTCTTGCTACAGGCTGGGGAGCTAGCGAGTTATCCAAGACACCTACAGCACCAGTTGCACCGGTGTAGGAAAGTAAGATAATCATGTTGAGGCATCAAAGCCTCAACCTTCATTGTTCGCAAAACACGCCATCTCCTCATTTCTCGGTTTATAAATTATAAAAATCTATCCGAACAAGATAAAAAACATTACTTTTTTCAGAAAAAATTTGCTCTTTAGGGTTTAGCTAGAATTAATTGGCTCATCTAGGTATAATCATATGCCAAAAATGGGATTTTAAAGAAACAAAAGCATCAAATCAGTACCTCTTTTCTAAAAAATACAGGCTTATGACATGGAGCATAAAGTTGAGCCTAAAACTGATAAATTATCAGTTTGCAGTTAACGCATAATTTTATACGCTTTAGCATTTACAAAAAGGAATTTAGTATGAAAATTTCAGAAGTAAGACAATTATTTCCAGGATTAAACGATAAAGTTTTTTTAGATGCAGCTTGTGTGAGTTTACTTCCTGTTTCTTCTAAATTAGCAATTGATAATTTTTTAGATATAGCTTTGCACTGCTATGCTGAAGATGCTTCAGCACATCACATTCAAATGGATAGAATGAGATTAGCAGCGCTTGATGAAGCTGCAAAATTACTTCAAGTTAATGTGAATAACCTTGCTTTGATTGAAAGCACCACCTTTGGATTAAACACCGCTGCTAATGCTTTAAATTTACAGCATGGTGATAATGTATTGATTGCTGATTCCGAGTTTTTACAAGTATCTATTCCTTGGATAAAAAAACAACAAAAAATGGGCATAGAAATTAAACCCGTTTACACCCAAGATGGAAAATTAACTATTAATGAGTTTGAAAAGAGGATAGATAAAAACACGAAAGCGATTTGTGTATCATCAGTACAATGGTGTACAGGATATCGAATTGATCTCGAAGCATTAGGTAAACTATGTCAGCAAAATGATATTTGGTTAATTGTAGATGGAATCCATGAACTGGGCGCCATGGAAGTCAATCTACAAAAACACTATGTCGATTTTTATATTGCTGGGGGACATAAATGGTTAAATTCGCCGCTTGGTTGTGGGATCATGTATCTTTCCGACCGCGTTTTGAATGAACTATCACCGAATTCTTTCGGTTATTTATCTCTCGAAGAACCACAAGGAGGATGGGGAACTTATTTCAGAACACCCTCTATCACTCCGTTTCAACCCTTTAATTTTTCTAAAACCGCAAAACAATTTGAAGTCGGTGGCACATCGAATTACATAGGTGCAATTGGGCTTGGAAAATCCATTTCACTTATTAATCAACTTGGGATTAAATCCATTGAATCAAGAATTCGTGAACTAAGTAACCTATTACATCAAGAACTTAATAAGCTAAATGTCTTTAAAATTACTCAAGAAGATGAGGCCTCACAATCGGGAATCACTGTATTTAGTTTTTATAATAATGCTGAAAAAGACTTAGCCCTACTTAAAGCTTTGCTCGAAAGAAAAATATATTTATCCATGCGTTATACATCAAATTTAGGCGGACTAAGGGTATCTACGCATTTTTTCAATAATGAAGAGGATATTCAAAAGCTAATTCATTCCATTCGTACAATAACAAATTAGAACCTTAGCGAATAAGGATATTAAGGTACATTTTGCAGGAGCAGGAGTAGAAGCAATGAAGATTGCTATTATTGGTGCGGGTTTAACTGGACTATTGTTATCACTTTATCTAGCCCGCAGAGGATATCAAATCGATATTTATGAGCAACGTTCAGATCCCAGAATTACAACACATCGCTATGACAAAGGACGCAAGATGAGTATTGATCTATCATCTCGTGGGTTACTCTCTTTGGCAGAAATAGGTTTAGCCGAAAAAATATTAAGTAAATCTGTTCCAATGCGCGATCGGGTCA from Legionella sainthelensi carries:
- a CDS encoding aminotransferase class V-fold PLP-dependent enzyme, producing MKISEVRQLFPGLNDKVFLDAACVSLLPVSSKLAIDNFLDIALHCYAEDASAHHIQMDRMRLAALDEAAKLLQVNVNNLALIESTTFGLNTAANALNLQHGDNVLIADSEFLQVSIPWIKKQQKMGIEIKPVYTQDGKLTINEFEKRIDKNTKAICVSSVQWCTGYRIDLEALGKLCQQNDIWLIVDGIHELGAMEVNLQKHYVDFYIAGGHKWLNSPLGCGIMYLSDRVLNELSPNSFGYLSLEEPQGGWGTYFRTPSITPFQPFNFSKTAKQFEVGGTSNYIGAIGLGKSISLINQLGIKSIESRIRELSNLLHQELNKLNVFKITQEDEASQSGITVFSFYNNAEKDLALLKALLERKIYLSMRYTSNLGGLRVSTHFFNNEEDIQKLIHSIRTITN